GTTGATCTCAATCCATCCTGTCGGGACCTCATTGTCAAGTGTCGGTGAGTTTCTGGTCATTGTACCTGTATGCCAGTGCCAGATTGTCCTTCCGGTTGTGAAGATATACGGATATTCCTCATCAGGAACTTCTGCCGGTGGTTTCCACTCAATTGCTGTAAGAATTCCAAGACCGTCAGGTGTTGCAAATTTCTGGGTGTGCAGAATTGGTGTACCGGGGTGGTCAGCTTCAGGGCATGGCCAGTGGAGTGCCTCAGGCTTCTCAAGTCTTTCGTAGTTCATACCGTGGTATGATGGTGTGACTGCTGCAATCTCATTGAAGACATCCTCTGAGGTCTCCCATGCAAACTGGTCTGCATATCCCATTGCTCCTGCAACCTCTGCAATGATCTTCCAGTCAAGTTTTGCCTCTCCAGGTGGGTCCTGTGCCTTTCTCCATTTCTGGACACGGCGTTCGGTTGAGGTCTGGGTACCGTCTTTCTCTGCGTAGCAGGTTGCAGGCAGGACAACGTCGGCGATCTGGGCTGTCTCTGTAAGGAAGATATCCTGGACAACGAGGAATTCAAGTGACTCGAATGCATGCTTTGCATGGTCAATGTTTGGATCTGAGAGAAGCGGGTTCTCACCCATGATGTACATTGCCTTGAGTTCACCAGGGTTGTCAGACATGACGTTTACCATGGTGGTAACTTCGTATCCGTTCTCGGCAGGTGCAATTCCGTCAGGGAATCCCCATGCATCCTCGAACTTCTTGTGTGCTGCAGGGTCAATTACCTTCTGGTATCCTGTAAATACAACAGGGAGTGCTCCCATATCACAGGCACCCTGAACATTGTTCTGTCCACGGAGTGCGTTTACACCGGCTCCAGGCTTACCGAGGTTTCCGGTAACCATCTGCAGGTTTGCAGTTGACTTCACATTGTCAACACCGACTGTGTGCTGGGTGATACCCATGGAGTACAGGAGTGCTCCGCTCTCTGCCTTTGCATAGAGTTCTGCTGCCTCTCTGAGCTGGGCTGCAGGAATTCCGGAGATCTTCTCAACATTTTCCGGTGAGTACTCGTCCTTCATTACAAGGGCCTTAAGCTCCTCAAAGCCTGTTGTCCTGTTTGCAATGAACTCCTTGTCTTCCCATCCGTTCTTGATGATCTCATGCATGAAGCAGTTGAGGATTGCGACATCGCTTCCTGACTTAAACTGCATGTAGATGTCAGCCTGCTTTGCAGTAGGGGTGTACCTTGGATCTGCGTATATGAGCTTTGCACCATTCTTCTTTGCCATCATCACCCTGCGCCCGATAAGCGGGTGCTGCTCAAATGTGTTACTTCCGATGATGAAGATACACTTTGATTCAGCAATATCAGGAATGGAGTTTGTCATTGCACCTGATCCGAATACTGCTGCAAGTCCTGCAACTGTTGAGGAGTGGCAGAGACGTGCACAGTGGTCAATGTGCTTTGTCTTGAGTGCACCGCGTGCAAATTTCATGAGCGCGTAGTTGTCTTCATTGGAAGTACGTGCTGATGAGAGACATGCTGTCTCTTCCGGCTTGTAGCCCTTAAACTTCTCTGCAATGAGCTTGTATGCCTCATCCCAGGTAGCTTCAACGAATTTACCATCTTTCTTAATGAGCGGTGTTGTCAGCCTGTTTGGGCTGTTCACAAACTCATAAGCATATGTGCCCTTTGGACAGGTTTTACCTTCATTCACGGGTGAGCGCTGATACGCTGTAGAACCCACGACCTTACCGTCTTTAACGGCAAGATTGAAAGTACAACCTGTTCCGCAGTAGGGACATGTTGTCTGAACAAACTTGAGATCCATAATCTAACCTCTTACAAAGAAAGAGTCGGAATGATAGTATTAATTCATTTTCATTTACATTTGATAAATGAGCATTATCAGTGGGTCTGAAATGAGATCATAATTCTAAAAATATTACAGGCACATTTAACCATAATCATATGGAAACCAATTTATCTTAACACAATAGCACAGATTCACCTAATTATACCCTAACATGATGCAAACAGACAATCCGCGCTCAAAAAATGACTGAATTTAAAAAAAATTAAATATTTATAACAAATCAGTACTTTTTGATTAAGCGTACTGCTATAACAGATATAGTCACCGCATACATAATCTGCATAATGATTCCGGTTGTAAACTCACTGTAGGGATTGAAGATAAGCACTGCATAAAGAGGAGCCATTATCGCAACAATATCTTTTTTATCTCTCAGAAATGCAACAATACCAAGAATAAAAGATGATATCACGCACCCGGCAACGCCCGAATAAGTTAAAATACCGCCGACAGCCACAGAGATTGCAATACCTCCAAAGGATAATGCCGCAACAACCGCCACAGTATATTTAAAATAAGTATCTACAGCATTCTTCAGTTTACCTGTCATATTGATAGTATTAGAAAGATAAAGCTAAAAGTTAAGCGGAAACGAATCCGGGAAGTAAAATAATACCAGTACTTTAAACTTAGACGATCATTAATATGTTCGAACCTACAATATTAAATTTAAAATGCTCTATTAAATTGCCCAAATCGCAGTATTGGCCCTAAATTCTCCGTTTTTTTGCACAGAGGTCACAAGGCACATTTTGTAAACCTATTTTGATTAACATCACTCATCCCCATTTAGGCCTCATTACATTCTTCCATTTCTCATCGAGATCAATCTGAAAAGAGTATCTTTGAATTGAAATTGTGTTGTTTCCAGTGAAAAAGTTACAAAATTATAGATAGCTACCGCTAAATCGGTCGCAGCTGCATATTCCGTTCATTGAGATGTCAGAATGTCAGCTTATAGCAATTTCATCAATCCTTAATATACGAAAATGAGTCATACTTTCTTCAAATATGATGGCAAGATAATGATTTAAGGGGAATTTGTCCCTGTCTATTACTTTTGGTCCTCTCTGAATCTTTGCAAATCGCTCCCATTTTGTTAAAACCCAAAAATTCTGAATTATGCATGCAATTAGATAATAAAAAAATCTCACCACATGATCTTTGGTGGATGTTCTTACTTTGAATTTATTATTAATGACATATGTTGATTCAATGGCAAATCTATGCCTGTATCGCTCACTAATTGATTGTGGGGAAGTATTAATTTTGTACACAACAAAAGCACGATGAAGAGCACCTTTTTTACCCTTTTTACCTTTCATGTAAATGACACGATCAACAATTTTCACCTTACATTTTAGCTTATTCTTCGATTTGGCGTTTATAACATATTCAAATGATTTTGATTTCTTTCCCTTCAGCTGCCTTTTGAGTTCATCACTGTTCTTCTTAACAGGCACTATGTGAGGAATTTCAGATTCCTTAAGGTAACTGAAGATTTCAGCAGAGTAAAACTCACGGTCAAGCATCAGAGATTTGATCTTGAATCCATATCCATAAATTAAATCAACACAATTCTTTATTGCGGTGAGGTTAGTGGAATCTCTAAACAAAGGAATAACCTGAAGTATAAGGTGCTTATCCATATTTACAACCGAGAATGTCAGGTATCCAACAAAATAATTTGTCGATGCCTTTCTTTTTCCACCTACAATTGGAGATTTAGGATTTTTTTATCCTTTTTCCCATAATATGGAATTAGCGTTATATCAATTGCAAAATCATACTTCTGACCTTTCTTAAGGATTCCTTTTCCCGCTTTTAAAAGCATTTTTGGAGTATTTAGTGTCAATTCCTCCATATTAAGGCCATGAAGTTTTTTAGACAAGTCGTATGGGACGGTAGTCCTTCCGTCATTTTTGCAAAACCGGATATTGAGTTATTAGAACATGCCGTAGCGATAGCTCCCCGAATCAACGTTAGACTATCATAGTTTCTGCCACCTGTTAAGGTTACATTCCCCTCAACAAGAGCGCATATCGGTTCAAGGTTTCCAAGCTTATTTTCTTTATTAAGCTCCGATTTGCCTATATTTTGACAATTATTTGCCATATGAGGGGTTTTTGAGAGTATATAAACCCCACCATAAATCAGGCGTACGTCAAAAAAATAAGGTGAATTCTGGCTAAATTCTAAAAGAATTTGGCGATATTGGGGTAAACGCGCAGTAGTCCATGCGGTTTGTCATTAAAATAGAGAAGTACTTAACTTTCTCAAGTTGGGCAGAAATACTCTGAGCAAAAAATGGGGTTTTTCAGGAAATGTTTAAAGTACTGTAATACAGTAAATTGAAAATTTTTTCTGAAGTTAATTCGCTTCCTTTTTATCGATTTTGCGAATAATTACTGCATTGATTACAGGATCTCCGACCAGGACATATCTCTTGATAACCTGCCCGTAAACCTCTACAATGTCATCCTTGTTTATGTCCTCCGAAACCCCGGTGAACATTTTTACCGAAATCTCCCCTGTCCGGTCTGCAACAAGAAACTGAGGCCTGTTAAGTGACTTAAACATCGCCCTCTCAGTGACACCCTCAATTCTGACGATGTTTCCTATTGAGGACTCATTGATTGTCTTAATCCTGACAGGTTTCGCCTCTGCCTCATATACAGGCGCGAGATCATTGTACTCCGTAGCACTCATATAACTAAGAATCAGCGGAATTACAAATAATGCTGCAATAACGGGAATTCCCCATAATAATGACCTGTAATCTCCTGTAAGAATTACATAGACCAAAAAAAAGAATGCAAAAAATCCCACCACCCCGATATTGATGGCCGAGATATTTACATTCGTATTTTTAATTTTCATTTAAAACCGTTTATTTGGCTGCTTCAATATCTTTTCTGAATGCAATCCAGTAGATGACACCAACAAAGAGCATACCGCCGACGATGTTTCCGATTGTGACGACGATGATGTTGTTTGTCCACATTGTTACCCAGCTAAGGTTTGCAAGTTTTGCACCGACTGCTGCTGCCTGGTCTGCACTGAGATATGGAGCGGTCAGAATTCCGGCAGGGATGAAGTACATGTTTGCTACACAGTGCTCAAATCCTGTTGCAACGAAGGCCATGATTGGGAACCAGATACCGACAATCTTACCGATTGCATCATCTGCACAAATTCCGAGAAGAATTGCAAGGTTGACGAGCCAGTTACAACAGATTGCCTTAAGGAAGCATGACCATGTTGCTGCAAGGCCGATATAACTTGTCTTTCCTGCTGCAATGCTTACTGCTGTCACACCAAAGGCAGTTGCTGATCCGACACCAGCTGCACTCCATGATGTGAGCGGACCGTATGCCATAAAGTAAGCGAATACGAGTGAACCGATAAGGTTACCTATGTAAACCCATATCCAGAGATTAAGAACTGAACCCCAGCTGACCCTGTGGATAAAGGCAGCCATAGGTGCAAACATTGCGTCTCCGGTAAAGAGTTCTGCACCGGTAAGCACGATGATTATAAGTCCGACAGGGAACACGGCACCAAGAACTAACTTTGCAATACCTGCTCCGAGGAAGCCTGCAGTGCCAGTATAACATACTGTTGCAAGTGCTGCTCCCATTGCGATATATGCTCCGGCCATAAAGCCACGTAGAAGCATATTCTGCATGGAAAGACCTACTTTTGCCTTTCCTGCATCTCCTGTTTTAGCAACTATTGTTGCTGGGGGATGAAAAACCATTACATTTCCTCCAAATTGTTATGCCTGATTGAAATAACAAACGTACCTCACATTTCGTAGGCAGATAAGAATCAATTTAGGATGATATTAAAATCTTTCCAATTTATCCGGAGTATTTGATGTATAATGCCCAAATCAGAATATTGAACCAGCCCAACACTCGCCGAAAACATATTTACATTTTAAATAGGTAAATCATATTTGATTAATGAAAAAGTAAAACACGCATTATCATACAAATATTTCAGATAAAAAAGCTGAGGTGTGGATAATTAAAAAAACAGCACCGCAGTCAATAATTATAGACATCCGGACACAAACAGGTAATAATTAACATCAATTATAATGATAAAAGCAGTCACTACAGCAGGTATGATACCGGGGCATGAGAGTTTAAAGATAACAGGTGCGCCTTTTTCAGCATAAGTCAATAATTAACAGCAAAAATGGGTATTTATATCAAAAACGTATAAATTACATCATAATATGAGGGATGTAAAGATTCCGCCAATGCTGATTCAGCTGATTGATTCAGGAATATCCGGCATTGACGGGAAAATCTTTGAAAATGCAGATAAATGTCCGGAATGTGCAGGAAAGCTGATCACGCATGACTTCAGAAGGAAAAAATTTGCGACAAGAATTTACAGAGAACAGAGAAATCCGGTATATGTCAAAGTTAAACGGTTCAGATGCAGAGAATGCGGCAGACTGGTTTACGCCGATGAACCATTTTATCCGAAAATCAGGACAGGCGCACCGGTTGTGGACTTCTGCCTCGCAAACAGTGAAAGATATTCATATGCTCATATTTCAAGAATCCTTAAGCACCTGCATATTTATGCCAGCCCTTCATCTGTCAGAAACTGTGCATCAGCAGACCTGAATATGCCTCCCGCAGTGGAGATGCATGGTGTATTCTTCCCGGCATCTCTGTTAAATCTTGCAGATGTCGGCTTTCCTGACAATTCAGGCATGGGAATGCCGGCAATTATGCAGATGATCTCAGAGAGGCATTTTTAAAAAAAAGAGGGGTCACCCCGTCAGCTGCCGGATTCCTTAAGCGGTTCCGCATCATAGGGGCAGAATATCTCATCACCGGATGTCCGGTAACCACAGAGAGGGCATACCTTCTCCTTTCTCTTCCCCCCGCCAAAAAAGGGTATCAGCGGGATAAAAAGAAACATAAAGAAGAACGGGAATCCGAGGTACAGCAATAAAATACTGATCCCCAGCGACCCCGCCAGAAGTATAAGGCTTAAAACTCCCCTCTGCGTAGCGCCACCTCCCTGACGGCAAAGGCAGGCAGCGCATCAGAGAAGCTCTCTGACTCTTTCCGGAAGTCAAGGCCGCCAAACTCCTTTACGATGATATGTGACCCGATTCCGGCTGCAATTATCGAGTCGCACCCTGTCTTATCCATCACATCCCTTATTGAAGAGCCGATTATCTCCATCTGCATACTA
The sequence above is a segment of the Methanoplanus limicola DSM 2279 genome. Coding sequences within it:
- a CDS encoding formate/nitrite transporter family protein; the protein is MVFHPPATIVAKTGDAGKAKVGLSMQNMLLRGFMAGAYIAMGAALATVCYTGTAGFLGAGIAKLVLGAVFPVGLIIIVLTGAELFTGDAMFAPMAAFIHRVSWGSVLNLWIWVYIGNLIGSLVFAYFMAYGPLTSWSAAGVGSATAFGVTAVSIAAGKTSYIGLAATWSCFLKAICCNWLVNLAILLGICADDAIGKIVGIWFPIMAFVATGFEHCVANMYFIPAGILTAPYLSADQAAAVGAKLANLSWVTMWTNNIIVVTIGNIVGGMLFVGVIYWIAFRKDIEAAK
- the fdhF gene encoding formate dehydrogenase subunit alpha, whose amino-acid sequence is MDLKFVQTTCPYCGTGCTFNLAVKDGKVVGSTAYQRSPVNEGKTCPKGTYAYEFVNSPNRLTTPLIKKDGKFVEATWDEAYKLIAEKFKGYKPEETACLSSARTSNEDNYALMKFARGALKTKHIDHCARLCHSSTVAGLAAVFGSGAMTNSIPDIAESKCIFIIGSNTFEQHPLIGRRVMMAKKNGAKLIYADPRYTPTAKQADIYMQFKSGSDVAILNCFMHEIIKNGWEDKEFIANRTTGFEELKALVMKDEYSPENVEKISGIPAAQLREAAELYAKAESGALLYSMGITQHTVGVDNVKSTANLQMVTGNLGKPGAGVNALRGQNNVQGACDMGALPVVFTGYQKVIDPAAHKKFEDAWGFPDGIAPAENGYEVTTMVNVMSDNPGELKAMYIMGENPLLSDPNIDHAKHAFESLEFLVVQDIFLTETAQIADVVLPATCYAEKDGTQTSTERRVQKWRKAQDPPGEAKLDWKIIAEVAGAMGYADQFAWETSEDVFNEIAAVTPSYHGMNYERLEKPEALHWPCPEADHPGTPILHTQKFATPDGLGILTAIEWKPPAEVPDEEYPYIFTTGRTIWHWHTGTMTRNSPTLDNEVPTGWIEINTEDAKELGIAYGEKVRAITRRGEVEVTAKVTKDIMKGVMFMPFHFAECPVNRLTNDALDPISKIPEYKACAIKVEKIQEA
- a CDS encoding transposase; translated protein: MDKHLILQVIPLFRDSTNLTAIKNCVDLIYGYGFKIKSLMLDREFYSAEIFSYLKESEIPHIVPVKKNSDELKRQLKGKKSKSFEYVINAKSKNKLKCKVKIVDRVIYMKGKKGKKGALHRAFVVYKINTSPQSISERYRHRFAIESTYVINNKFKVRTSTKDHVVRFFYYLIACIIQNFWVLTKWERFAKIQRGPKVIDRDKFPLNHYLAIIFEESMTHFRILRIDEIAIS